One window of Hujiaoplasma nucleasis genomic DNA carries:
- a CDS encoding DUF1538 domain-containing protein, which translates to MAVTPISIIIIILSIILRLPLNLFFNFFIGNIFLVFGLTLFSIGSQHSTVAIAESIGEYVVKRKKLWFFIFIAFLVGFLITVAEPALWVLADQVKSVVIEPVMILSVAAGVGFFLIIALLRILFQFQLRILILISYGILFILAVIVTTVNPEFIPLSFDSGGVTTGPMAVPFIMSLGYGISKSRGDKSSDEDSFGLIGVASIGPILSVLVLGLFNSPTIPSLDTSTTFFEYLVLYIIQMAIAIVPFILFFLVFHIFVFKFSKSKVIKISIAFFYTYVGLVLFLTGANAGLVNIGNYIGGFFGNKGFAWILIPLGMVFGFTIVAAEPSVITLNRQVEEVSAGAINRKFMMASLSIGVSLAVGLAMLRVLTGISIWWIIFPGYTLALALMFFTPKIFSSIAFDSGGAVSGAMTSAFLIPFALGAAEVSGANILLDAFGLVALVAMTPLITIQLLGFIYKVKSEKIRPVPEDDEIIELSEVKE; encoded by the coding sequence ATGGCGGTTACTCCTATTTCTATCATTATTATTATTTTAAGTATCATTTTACGTTTACCACTAAATTTATTTTTTAATTTCTTTATTGGGAATATATTCCTTGTATTTGGCCTTACTTTATTTTCAATAGGTAGTCAACATTCAACAGTAGCCATTGCGGAATCTATTGGTGAATATGTTGTAAAAAGAAAAAAATTATGGTTTTTTATTTTCATTGCCTTTCTGGTAGGATTCTTAATTACAGTAGCTGAACCTGCACTTTGGGTTCTAGCTGACCAAGTCAAATCTGTAGTCATTGAACCAGTAATGATTCTTTCAGTAGCGGCGGGCGTCGGATTCTTTTTGATCATCGCTCTACTAAGAATTTTATTTCAATTTCAATTAAGAATTTTGATTCTCATCAGTTATGGCATTTTGTTTATCCTTGCCGTGATTGTAACGACAGTTAATCCAGAATTTATACCTTTATCATTTGATTCAGGCGGAGTCACAACTGGGCCAATGGCTGTACCTTTTATTATGTCATTAGGTTATGGTATTTCTAAATCACGTGGAGATAAGTCTTCCGATGAAGATTCATTTGGTTTGATAGGGGTTGCATCAATTGGACCTATTCTTTCTGTATTGGTTTTAGGTTTATTTAATTCTCCAACAATTCCTTCACTAGATACTTCTACTACTTTTTTTGAATATTTAGTCCTATATATCATTCAAATGGCGATTGCTATTGTACCTTTTATTTTGTTTTTCTTAGTTTTTCATATTTTTGTATTTAAATTCAGTAAATCAAAAGTTATTAAAATAAGTATTGCCTTCTTTTACACTTATGTTGGCTTAGTCTTATTCTTAACTGGAGCAAACGCTGGATTAGTGAATATAGGTAATTATATCGGAGGTTTCTTTGGTAATAAGGGGTTTGCATGGATTTTAATTCCTTTGGGTATGGTTTTCGGTTTCACAATTGTAGCCGCTGAACCTTCTGTGATTACTCTCAACCGTCAGGTTGAAGAGGTTTCAGCAGGTGCCATTAATCGAAAATTTATGATGGCTTCCTTGTCTATAGGCGTTTCACTTGCTGTTGGATTAGCCATGTTAAGAGTCCTTACAGGTATATCAATTTGGTGGATAATTTTTCCAGGATATACTTTGGCATTAGCATTAATGTTTTTTACACCAAAAATCTTTTCATCCATAGCTTTTGATTCAGGTGGGGCTGTTTCCGGTGCGATGACTTCTGCTTTTCTTATCCCTTTTGCTTTAGGTGCCGCAGAAGTTTCAGGTGCTAATATTCTATTAGATGCTTTCGGTCTAGTTGCTTTAGTTGCTATGACACCATTAATTACAATCCAATTACTAGGATTTATTTATAAGGTAAAATCAGAAAAAATCAGGCCAGTACCTGAGGATGATGAAATCATAGAATTAAGCGAGGTAAAAGAATGA
- a CDS encoding exodeoxyribonuclease III, whose protein sequence is MKLISWNIDSLNAALTSDSNRAVLSREVLNTIIKEDADVIAIQETKLPANGPNKKHKEILESLFKSYKYVWRSSQEPARKSYAGTMFLYKDKYSPQVSYPEIQAPDTMDDEGRIITLDFGDFYISQVYTPNAGDGLRRLKDRQLWDKAYADYLSALNEEKPVIATGDYNVAHHEIDLANPESNRQSAGFTDEEREGFTYLLNKGFIDTFRHVHGQIKDQYTWWAQRVVTSKINNSGWRIDYWLVSEKLANKVRKSEMIDSGDRQDHTPILLEIDL, encoded by the coding sequence ATGAAACTCATTTCATGGAATATTGATTCATTAAATGCGGCTTTAACAAGTGATTCTAATAGAGCTGTATTATCAAGAGAAGTATTAAATACAATTATAAAAGAGGATGCTGATGTAATAGCCATACAAGAAACTAAATTGCCAGCCAATGGACCAAACAAAAAGCATAAGGAGATTCTTGAATCTTTATTTAAATCATATAAATATGTTTGGAGAAGTTCACAAGAACCCGCAAGAAAAAGCTATGCAGGAACTATGTTTTTGTATAAAGATAAATATTCTCCTCAAGTTTCTTACCCAGAAATCCAAGCACCGGATACTATGGATGATGAAGGGAGAATCATCACTTTGGACTTTGGCGATTTTTATATAAGTCAAGTTTATACACCAAATGCTGGTGATGGTCTTCGAAGGTTAAAAGATAGACAGTTATGGGATAAAGCTTATGCTGATTATTTAAGTGCTTTGAATGAAGAAAAACCTGTAATAGCAACCGGAGATTATAATGTTGCCCATCATGAAATAGACCTAGCAAATCCTGAGTCGAATCGTCAGTCTGCTGGTTTTACAGATGAAGAACGTGAAGGTTTCACTTATTTATTAAATAAAGGTTTTATTGATACATTTAGGCATGTACATGGACAAATAAAGGATCAATATACTTGGTGGGCTCAAAGAGTCGTCACTAGTAAAATCAATAATTCAGGCTGGAGAATTGATTACTGGTTGGTTAGTGAAAAATTAGCCAATAAAGTAAGAAAGTCTGAAATGATAGATTCTGGAGATAGACAAGATCATACACCAATATTATTAGAAATTGATTTGTGA
- a CDS encoding DUF445 domain-containing protein, translating into MEILRFILLVIIGGFIGWITNKIAIKMLFRPINPVKILGLTFQGVFPRRKDQIAISLADIIEEELLSKEVIMDQILSQDRIEEIKTKLKDKIVEKLSESIPPIASMFLGGDVKSFVKKYIDKNGDDIFNQMLDEFRTIGLENLNIHDLVKRRIDELDFVEFEKIIFGLMNKELRFVEIIGLFLGAFIGIIQYIITIFL; encoded by the coding sequence ATGGAAATTTTACGATTTATTTTATTGGTAATCATTGGTGGTTTTATTGGTTGGATAACCAATAAAATTGCAATTAAAATGCTTTTTAGGCCTATAAATCCAGTTAAAATTCTAGGTCTTACTTTTCAAGGAGTATTTCCAAGAAGAAAAGACCAAATTGCTATCTCACTCGCTGATATCATTGAAGAAGAATTGCTGTCTAAAGAAGTCATTATGGATCAAATTCTAAGTCAAGATAGAATTGAAGAGATAAAAACAAAGTTAAAAGATAAAATTGTTGAAAAATTATCCGAATCAATTCCACCCATAGCTTCAATGTTTCTAGGTGGAGATGTTAAGTCTTTTGTAAAAAAATATATTGATAAAAATGGTGATGATATTTTCAATCAAATGCTTGATGAATTTAGGACGATAGGTTTAGAAAATTTAAACATTCATGACTTAGTCAAAAGACGTATTGATGAACTAGATTTTGTTGAATTTGAAAAAATTATCTTTGGTCTTATGAACAAAGAATTAAGATTTGTCGAAATAATTGGTTTATTTTTAGGTGCTTTTATTGGTATAATCCAATATATTATCACTATATTCTTGTAG
- a CDS encoding NAD(P)/FAD-dependent oxidoreductase encodes MIYDAIIIGGGPAGLMAANIFSQEKVNFLLLEKNDQVGKKLLMTGGGRSNVTNNLSVPAFIDELDFKHKKFLYSTLSSFGPHDVLTFFKKKGLNLILEPPIKYFPETGKASSILAALTRDIDKAKIKLKEHVIEVKKERQYFQIKTKENEYLSKYLIIATGSKSFPETGSNGDGLIFANHFNISIKEFTPAETSVYGFKDQLPFKQLKGAKLSNVRLFINGKKSKFQDDMIFTHFGLSGPVIFHASHQIFNHLQKGNTKVSFSLCGLDYNALNQYFINLDKEAKQVKTILSKLIPNQLATYIESRINYGHKPFRDLTKEERINLVEILTNFEVNINHVEDIQRAYVNAGGIDTLALNPKSFESKTIEHLYFVGETVDIFGPIGGFNITMALSSGHTAANHIYHQLTHK; translated from the coding sequence ATGATCTATGACGCCATAATTATTGGTGGGGGTCCAGCAGGACTTATGGCCGCCAATATTTTTTCTCAAGAAAAAGTAAATTTTTTATTATTAGAGAAGAATGACCAAGTTGGTAAAAAATTATTAATGACTGGTGGGGGTCGGTCAAATGTTACAAACAACCTATCTGTTCCTGCATTTATTGATGAACTAGACTTCAAACACAAAAAGTTTCTTTATTCAACCTTGAGTTCTTTTGGTCCTCATGATGTACTTACCTTCTTCAAGAAAAAAGGTTTGAATCTAATACTTGAACCGCCAATTAAGTATTTTCCTGAAACAGGTAAAGCTTCTAGCATCCTTGCTGCCCTGACAAGAGACATCGATAAAGCTAAAATAAAATTAAAAGAACATGTCATTGAAGTAAAAAAAGAGAGACAATATTTTCAAATAAAAACAAAAGAAAATGAATACCTAAGCAAATATTTAATCATTGCAACTGGATCTAAAAGTTTTCCAGAAACGGGGTCTAATGGTGATGGATTAATCTTCGCTAATCATTTTAATATATCAATCAAAGAATTCACACCTGCGGAAACCTCAGTCTATGGTTTTAAAGATCAATTACCTTTTAAACAACTTAAAGGAGCAAAATTATCAAATGTAAGATTATTTATTAATGGTAAAAAAAGCAAATTCCAAGATGATATGATTTTCACTCATTTTGGATTGTCTGGGCCAGTGATTTTTCATGCTTCCCACCAAATATTCAATCATTTACAAAAAGGCAATACCAAAGTTTCATTTTCTCTTTGTGGTTTAGATTATAATGCGTTAAATCAATATTTTATCAATCTTGATAAGGAAGCTAAACAAGTAAAGACTATATTATCCAAGTTAATACCCAATCAACTTGCTACTTATATCGAATCAAGAATAAATTATGGACATAAACCCTTCCGTGATCTTACTAAAGAAGAAAGAATTAATTTAGTTGAAATCCTTACTAATTTTGAAGTAAATATTAATCATGTGGAAGATATTCAACGTGCTTATGTAAATGCTGGTGGTATTGATACTTTAGCTTTAAACCCAAAATCATTTGAAAGTAAAACCATCGAACATCTATATTTTGTAGGTGAAACTGTTGATATCTTTGGCCCAATAGGCGGTTTTAATATTACCATGGCCTTATCTTCAGGACACACTGCAGCCAATCACATTTATCATCAATTAACTCATAAATAA